One Xyrauchen texanus isolate HMW12.3.18 chromosome 26, RBS_HiC_50CHRs, whole genome shotgun sequence genomic window, TGTTGCACGTGTCATGTTAGGGGGGAAAATGAAAGCCATAACAGCCATTAAATCCTGTCAGGCAACAATTAGTGGGCTTACAGACACTGCAGTGAAAGACTGTTTGGACGTGGAAGCCTCGGGTTCTTACTCCGGAGTAACTGTGAAGGCAGAGACACATTTTTgtcaagaaaagaaaaagaaaatgggcAGCAATGAAAAGTTTAGCAGCATGTTTACCGAACGTCAGACAGAGATTATTGGAGGGAACATAAATGGAGAAGATCTGCTTTTTTCTGGTTCATCACACCCAAATTCCCTTAAAACCTGGCTTGAGTCTTTGAAGACCATTCCCGACATAGTGCACTACTCTCTCAAACCCCTCCACTTTTTGCTCAGTGGTAAAAACCCTGCCCGGAAAGGACTTAAGAAAGCTGTGGAAGAATACATAATAGAAAATGCCCTTATGAAGGTTTGCTCAGAATCTTGCCAGATTGGCAGGAAATGCAGTGCAAGAGACcgatgtgcttgtgtttgtgatAGTAGTGATATTATAAAGTCTAACTGCTGTCCAACTGCAAAAGGACTTGCAACCCTGAAAGTCTACAGACTCTGGGCTAAAGATCTATATGGAGATGTTGGTTCTCAAACAGATGGTGTTGTATCAGTCAAATTTGGCACACAGGAAAAGCGCACTcagattattgatgatgatgacaatCCACATTGGCCTGAAACATTTGTGTTTGGTCCTATTAAGATCACCATGGCAAATAAACTAACATTCGAAGTATATGATGCAGACAGCTACTGGAACAGTGATATACTTGGTACTTGCTCTTTTGACCTTAGAAGTGGAGTTGTGACAGAAGCCTGTGTCTTTAAATATGGCACCTTCTTTTTTACCTATGAAGTGAAATGTGCTCCCAGTCTAGAGGGCCCTCAGTGTAATGAATACAAGGGTTCTCCAATGGCTGCGCCTCTTGCTGACATTTACAGCTCAAGAAATGGTATTCTGGTTAAAGATCTGTGGAGGCTTGAATTAGCTCAAAATAACTCAAACAAGCTAAGCTTCAAGAGCACTGATGGAAAGCAGGCGGAGCTGTGAATTGCATTTGCAATTGTGATCAGACATGAaagcataaaaaaataagataatgTCACAAAATAGAGTGGTTTAGTTGCATTTTCATTCTTCATTCATTTCTGTGTTTGTGAACATCCAAAACATTTGCTTTCTTTACCTTTTTTGTATGTGCttcatatttagattttattaaagcattcatAAAGACAGACCTGTGTGATCTATTTAATTTTTGGAAAGTGAAACTTATTGAATCAATAAAAGCATCTACGCACTAATTTACAAGAACAGTCCTCCTATAGGTTCATAGGGTTAAATGCCACGAAGGCTGTTGTCCTaccactgccagtgctcatgacaATGGAGGTTGTTTCTGTCCCTGCCTGCGTTCACTGCCATGAAGGCtgttcccctgccactgccagtACCCACGTCCACGGATGCTGTTTCCcgctcactgccagcactcacagccatggaggctaTTCCCCCATTTAATATAAAGTGATAAAATACAATGGTTTAGTTGCATTTTCAACAGATAGCAAAACCAgctaaacgttttttttttttgtttttgggattCTCACTTAGAACATCCAAAACATTTgctttcaaaaacatattttttgtatgtgcttcatattttgattttattaaagTATTCATAAAGACAGACCTGTGTGATCTCTTTAATTTTGGAAAGTGTTTATATTGGAGTTCTTTACATTGGAGCTTCCATCAGCAAAGATGGCAGCATCTagcttctgggtggttgctagggcattgttagagGTTGTGTGTTCGCCTGTGGAGGACCTCTAGTCCACTCTCTAAGTAGATATACACAGGTAGGTTCAGAGACAGTGATTCAGTATACCTTATGTGAATAAGATATGTGAGCCCTTCACaatgttaaaaagaaaaagtgataTAAAGTGTGATAGACTGTTTTGTGACTGGACAAACCTTTCCATGAAACTTATTATTTAAGTTAATTATTGAAACATTCCAAAATTCTATATGGATCACAAATTCAGACATAATAGCTCACATACGTAGCACACTCaacatacgtgtgtgtgtatgtgtgtgtgtgtgtgtgtgtcactcgaTGTTACATAATAGTAAATGCACAAATATTCAGTGTCTGTCAGCTCTAATTCAGTGGCATCTATCAAGCTATCTGCAATCATAAATGTCTTTTTGGGCTGTAAAAGACTGCATGCATTTGCAGAGGTTATCTCTGTAGTAACTTCATGTTCTGATGCTGTTTTCCACTGAGCATATTTATAGAATTTCACACAAATGTTTTGCTCAGATGTGTTAAAATGACATTAGACCTAAATGCTTTATAATGATGTTGTGGTGCTTAAAAGGCTGATAGTATACAGTGAATACcttaccataataataataataataataataatcatgataataataataataatataaataataacaataatattaataatgtaataataagctATAAAATATCAACCTCGAGAAATTGGGATGACTTGAACACAGACCAGTGACACCCACATCCACCAACACTTGTATAAAACTAGGTTAGAGTGACAATTTGACTCATTTATAATCATCTGGCTGTATTTAAAGGTAAGACTCAAATGATTTCTGAATATAATTGTGAAACTCTAAATATAAACCATATtataatatcattattttatCAGATTTGACACCAATAATGACTTTGACATAATAGCTCTTTTAAATTTACAGACAATGGGGCAGATGCGGGCTCACCTTATTGTTTTCTGGGCAAGCCATTTGTTTCTCCTGACAGTTTGTGGAGAGGATGAATTAGGCACATCAAAAGAGTGTGAAGATGCTCCATTTGTTCCAGGACACAATCTTGCTGGAGAGGGATTTGATGTTGTGACCATGGAGCGAAAAGGTTCTTACGTGATCAATACAGAAAAATGGGATCTGGGAAATGGCACTTGTAAATTGCGCAAGAACCCGTACTTGAAGAGAATAAAACAGAAGTTACCAGCTGCTGTTGTGTTCTGGAGGTCTTTGCCAAAGTGTTCAATGAAAGTCTCCAGTAAGATCTTTGAATCAAGTGAATCACTGGTCAATGATTCATCATCAGCTCTCTCGGTCAGCTGGAAAGTTGGTTTAGATGTGAAGGCTGCTGGAGCTGCAGTTGGAAGCACCCATTCCAGGGAAGCAAAATTTGCAatgacaaaatcaaaagaagacaAATACAGTTTCACCAAACATGAAGTTGGATGTAACTTTTACAGGCGAGAGAGCTGAGGTCTTGTTTCTCACTAATAAATGTATAATGACAATGAAATGAAAAACTTTATTTGTAAATTAGGATCTCTCTGATTTCTTTCATCTCACTGAATGCAAACATGTTTGCTGTTTCTTTGCAGATATGGTTTATCTCAAAATCCACCTCTTCATCACGAGTTTCTTGAAGCAGTCAAATCACTCCCTTCATCTTACGATCCAAACGCTTACCGCAGCCTGATCAACACATATGGCACTCACTATGTTGCACGTGTCATGTTAGGGGGGAAAATGAAAGCCATAACAGCCATTAAATCCTGTCAGGCAACAATTAGTGGGCTTACAGACACTGCAGTGAAAGACTGTTTGGACGTGGAAGCCTCGGGTTCTTACTCCGG contains:
- the LOC127619526 gene encoding perforin-1-like, with protein sequence MGQMRAHLIVFWASHLFLLTVCGEDELGTSKECEDAPFVPGHNLAGEGFDVVTMERKGSYVINTEKWDLGNGTCKLRKNPYLKGIKQKLPAAVVFWRSLPKCSMKVSSKIFESSESLVNDSSSALSVSWKVGLDVKAAGAAVGSTHSREAKFAMTKSKEDKYSFTKHEVGCNFYRYGLSQNPPLHHEFLEAVKSLPSSYDPNTYRSLINTYGTHYVARVMLGGKMKAITAIKSCQATISGLTDTAVKDCLDVEASGSYSGVTVKAETHFCQEKKKKMGSNEKFSSMFTERQTEIIGGNINGEDLLFSGSSHPNSLKTWLESLKTIPDIVHYSLKPLHFLLSGKNPARKGLKKAVEEYIIENALMKVCSESCQIGRKCSARDRCACVCDSSDIIKSNCCPTAKGLATLKVYRLWAKDLYGDVGSQTDGVVSVKFGTQEKRTQIIDDDDNPHWPETFVFGPIKITMANKLTFEVYDADSYWNSDILGTCSFDLRSGVVTEACVFKYGTFFFTYEVKCAPSLEGPQCNEYKGSPMAAPLADIYSSRNGILVKDLWRLELAQNNSNKLSFKSTDGKQAEL